From a region of the Daphnia pulicaria isolate SC F1-1A chromosome 1, SC_F0-13Bv2, whole genome shotgun sequence genome:
- the LOC124311768 gene encoding uncharacterized protein LOC124311768 produces MAKKNIALSSLAEEIKCIEKSNAQSDFLYLCKDYRGDDLLKRIMTCIERGADINQTDTNQKNAIQLLCENYNVKDFMQIMACIIQNGFDIKKHNSSVLRCVLDSSMDRCQQDEVLRLLTRYGMNYYSPSSNLRKLRDKDGNIRIGLIDYLVENRKTLGWHEGCKNCQEILSIDEVGRRNAQNYFMFENVYTSFVMLQLAQKTAQSRRSDVPIKEWKIQEDERLILHRLQKELKGGSDTNELNCNNYELYLRTMCSVAKSLNHEGVVEVIRWFYLLPFDFPIRSCKLSRSDQEILKEWDKTLEKFSHDENDKDYGELIKDFAHNQCFRGTALSVVDLLIKDKLSN; encoded by the exons atggcgaaaaaaaatatagcgtTGTCATCCTTGGCTGAAGAAATTAAAtgtattgaaaaatcaaatgctCAATCTGATTTTCTTTACCTTTGCAAGGATTATCGTGGGGATGACTTACTTAAACGTATTATGACTTGCATTGAGCGAGGTGCAGACATCAATCAAACTGATACTAATCAGAAAAATGCAATTCAGTTGTTATGTGAAAACTACAACGTGAAAGATTTTATGCAAATCATGGCTTGTATTATTCAAAACGGATTtgatataaaaaaacacaactcTTCGGTTCTCAGGTGTGTTTTAGACAGCTCAATGGACAGGTGCCAACAGGATGAGGTGCTGAGACTCCTGACTCGATATGGCATGAATTATTATTCGCCATCTTCCAACTTACGAAAACTCCGTGACAAAGATGGAAACATCAGAATTGGTTTAATCGACTATTTAGTGGAAAACCGAAAAACTTTAGGCTGGCACGAAGGATGTAAAAATTGTCAAGAAATATT ATCAATTGACgaagttggaagaagaaatgctCAAAATTACTTCATGTTCGAAAATGTCTATACAAGCTTTGTCATGTTACAGCTTGCACAGAAAACAGCTCAATCTCGCCGTAGTGACGTGCCCATAAAGGAATGGAAAATACAAGAAGATGAAAGACTCATTTTGCATCGACTCCAAAAAGAGCTGAAGGGTGGATCGGATACGAATGAATTGAATTGTAATAACTATGAGTTGTATCTAAGAACGATGTGTAGTGTTGCAAAATCTTTGAACCATGAAGGTGTAGTGGAAGTAATCAGATGGTTTTATCTTTTACCATTTGATTTTCCCATCCGTTCTTGTAAACTAAGCAGGAGTGATCAGGAAATATTGAAAGAATGGGACAAaacacttgaaaaattttcccaCGACGAAAATGATAAAGATTATGGAGAATTAATTAAAGATTTTGCACATAATCAGTGTTTCCGTGGTACCGCATTGTCTGTGGTAGATTTGCTTATCAAGGACAAGTTGTCAAACTAA